The Sphingosinicellaceae bacterium genome includes the window GGCCACCGACAAGACCGCGGCGGCGCTGGCGGCGCAGGGCTTCAACACCCGCGCCTACCATGCCGGGCTCGACCCGCAGGAGCGCCGCCGCAACCAGGCCGCGTTCGTCGACGCCGACGACATGGTGATGGTCGCGACGATCGCCTTCGGCATGGGCATCGACAAGCCCGACGTGCGCTTCGTCGCCCACCTCGGCCTGCCCAAGTCGATCGAGGCCTATTACCAGGAGACCGGGCGCGCCGGCCGCGACGGCGACCCCGCGGTCGCGCACCTGCTGTACGGCGCCGACGACATCGCCCGCGCCCGCGGCTGGATCGGCGAGGGCGCGCCGGAGAAGGTCGCCGCCGACACCGCCCGCCTCAACTCGCTGATCGCGTTCTGCGAGACCACCCAGTGCCGCCGCATCCCGCTGCTGACCTATTTCGGCGAGCCCGCGCCGCTGCCGTGCGGAAACTGCGACACCTGCCTGTCGCCGCCGGCGCTCAAGGACGCGACCGAGGCGGCGCGCAAATTGCTGTCGGCGGTGGTCCGCACCGGTCAGCGGTTCGGCGTTGCGCACCTCGTCGACGTCCTCCACGGCTCGACCGGCGAGCGCGTCCGCAAGTTCGGCCACGAGGCGCTGTCGGTGTTCGGCATCGGCAAGGACCTCCCCGCCGACGACTGGAAGGCCCTCGCCCGCCAGCTCGAGGCCACCGACGCGCTGTCCCGCGACCCCGAGCACGGCGGCCTGCGCCTCGGCCCCGGCGCGAAGTCGATCCTCAAGGGCGAGCGCCCGGTCGAGCTCCGCGTCGAGGCCACCCCCGCGCGAGGCTCACGTACCCGCCGCGCGCCCGGCGTTGCGCCCGCCGACCTCAGCGACCGCGACGCGGTCCTGTTCGACGAACTCCGCCGCGTCCGCCGCGAGCTCGCCGCCGCCTCGGGCATGCCGCCCTACGTGATCTTCCACGACGCCACCCTGAAGGCGATGGCGTCCGCGAGGCCCCGCGACGCGGAAGCACTCGGTCAGATCAGCGGCGTCGGCGCGCGCAAGCTCGAGGCCTATGGCGACGCGTTCCTCGAGGTGCTGCGCGCGGCGTGACGGGTGCCGGTCTCATGCCGGACGGGACGTAGTACGGTCGTCGCCGATTGCGGACACCGCAGCAATCGCCTGCTTTCACGATCGGGACCGACTTTCGGAAGGATTGCCCGGCTGCCAGATCATGGCAGTATGCCCTCGGGGAGCGGTGTTCATGTCTCGCGCACAACGCCTGCTCGACCTGATCCAGGCACTGCGGCGGCACCGGCGACCGGTTGCGGGTGCCATTCTAGCGGAAGAACTCGGCGTTTCGTTGCGGACCGTTTATCGCGACATCGAGACTTTGAAGGCCCAGGGCGCGCATATCGAGGGTGAAGCAGGCTTGGGCTATGTGCTCCGACCCGGCTTCATGCTGCCGCCGCTGATGTTCTCCGAAGAGGAAATCGAGGCGCTGGTGCTCGGCTCACGATGGGTTTCCGAGCGGGCGGACGGCCCGCTCGGCAAAGCCGCGCGCAACGTGCTCGCCAAGATCGGCGCCGTGCTACCCGACGATCTCAAGGCGGGGATCGACGCCTCGGGCTTGTTGATCGGTCCTGGTGAGCCGATCCCGGTGAGAGACGGCGAGCTTGCTGCGATCCGCCAAGCGATCCGGTCCGAGCGCAAGATGCGGGTCGCCTACGCCGATGAGCAGGTCAACGCCACCGAGCGGACCATCTGGCCGATCGCGCTGGCTTTCTACGACCGGGTGCGTGTCCTCGTCGCGTGGTGCGAGTTGCGGGCCGGCTACCGCCATTTCAGGATCGACCGCATTGCCACGCTCGAGTGCACGGCCGAGCGGTATCCCCGCCGCCGCGCCAGGCTGCTCAAGGAGTGGCACGCGGTCCAGGGCGTCCCCGAGCAATGACTGCTGACAGAAACTGACAGGATGGTGTCGTATTTCCCTGTCGTCGGCACCGATCCTGCGTGCCGCCGATCCAGAAGGGTTTTTTATGCCGGCCTTCAACTTCCTGCTGCTGCACGTCCGAGACCATGCCACCAGCGCTGCCCTCTACCACGAACTGCTCGGCATCCCGATCGTCGCGCAGAAACCGGATATCGCGATCCTGCCTTTGCGCGATGGCGTCATGCTGGGCCTGTGGTCTCGGGCGACGGTGGAGCCGGAGAGCACGGGCCAGACCGGTGCCAGCGAGATTGCGTTTGCCGTGGCCGATGCCGCCGCAGTGGAGGCGACGCATGCCGACTGGAGCCGGCGCGGCCTGCCCATCATCCAGACCCCGACCCTCATGAGCTTCGGCACCACTTTCGTCGCACTCGATCCCGATGGTCACCGCCTGCGCGTATTCGCACCCCCGGCTGCCTGAACGGTACCGGGTGGCCACCGCATGGGCTGGCCGACGGTCGATTCTGGATGCACGCCGACCGTGCCGCCCCCTACTCCACCGTCCGCCCCAGCAGCCGCCGGGCCAGTCGGCGGAATCCGTTCAGCGCCCGCGCTGGTGGCTGACGGAAGGCGGCGATGATCGCCTTGAGTTCGGGCTCCTCGACCGCGGCGGCGGCGTCGCGGAGGCTGAACCACCGGGAATCGCGCTCGTGCTGCTCGGGCCAGTCGTCGGCGCGGCCGTGGACGGCGAGGGGAAAGACCTCCACCCGTGCGGCGCGCGTCGTGCCGTTTCGGCGGACCTTGTCATAGCCGTAGCTGCCAAGCGGCTCGGCCCCCGCGATACCGGAGATGCCAGCCTCCTCGAACGCCTCGTGCGCGGCGGCGAGGTGCGCCGACAGGCCGCGGATCGGATTGCCCTTGGGGAGGACCCAGCGCCGCGTGCCGCGTGACGTTATGAGCAGCACTTCGGGCGAACCGCCCGGACCGTCTCGATAAGGCAACGCGGCGACTTGCTTGATGGCACTGTTCCCGGGCGAGGCCGTGGCCACGACATATAGCCCCTATCCGCGCCACTGTGAATCCTCGGGGGTTGGCAAAGTTCCTGCGGACGGCCATCCCGGCGACGATGACCGAGCCGATCATGACCCAACCGATCGTGACTGCACCGGCGGGGACCCAACCGGCGTCGACCGGGCCGGCGTCGACCGGGCCGGCGTTGCCCCGTCGCCACTTCGCCCTGCTGTTCACGGCGCTGCTGACCGTCGCTGCCGGCAACACCGCGCTGCAGTCGGTGCTGCCCGCGATCGCGCGCGTCATCCACCTGCCCGACATGCTGGTCGCGGTGATCTTCTCGTTCTCGGCGCTGCTGTGGACGTTCAGCGCACCGTACTGGGCGCGCCAGTCCGACATCCGCGGGCGCAAACTGCTGACCATCGTCGGCGTCGTCGGCTTTGGCGTGTCGATGCTCGGCTGCGGCTTCGCCATCCTCGCGGGCCTGCACGGCTGGCTCGCACCGGTCGCGACCTTCGCGGTGTTCGCCGTGCTGCGCAGTCTGTTCGGCATCTTCGGGTCGGCCACCAACCCCGCGACCCAGGCCTATGTCGCAGCGCGGACTACCGAGGGCGAGCGCACCAACGCGCTGTCGAGCCTGAGTTCCGCCTTCGGCCTCGGCACCATCATCGGCCCGGCGCTGGCGCCGCTGTTCATCCTCGGCACGCTCGGGCTGGCGGGGCCGCTGTTCGCCTTTGCGGCGATTGCAGTCGTGGTCATCGTCGCGGTCGCCAGGGGCCTGCCCAACGACGACCCGACGCGGTTCAGCCGCGCCGACCTCCGCCACCACGGCGCGCCGTCGTCGGAGCCCAGTGTCGGCGGCGTCTCGACCGGGGCCAGCACGATCGCCGCCGATGCCGGCCGCCGCACGCGGCTCGAGCTCAGCGACCCCCGCATCGCGCCGCTGATGATCTTCGGCTTCGCCAGCGGCAGCATCCAGGCCGCGACCGGCCAGACGCTCGGCTTCCTGGTCATCGACCGCATGGGCGGCAGCGCGCTCGCGGCGCAGGCCTCGATCAGCATCGTCTTCATGGCGGGCGCGGGTGCGACCCTGCTGGCGCAATGGGGCTTGATCCCAAAACTCCGCCTGATGCCGCCGCAACTGCTGCGCTGGGGGACCTTGTTCGCCGGCCTCGGCACGCTCGGCATCGCGCTCGGGCACAGCTTCCACACGCTGGTGCTGTCGTACGCGCTGACCAGCCTCGGCTACGGCTTCGCGCGGCCGGGCTTTACCGCCGGCGCGAGCCTCGCGGTCGCCGACAGCGAGCAGGGCGCGGTCGCGGGCGCAGTCACCCAGGTCAACGGTGCCTGCTTCGTGCTGGCCCCCGCGGTCGGCATCGGGCTGTACCAGTTCGACCATGCGCTGCCGTACTGGCTGGCGGCGGCCGCGCTGGTAGGACTGTTCGCCTACACCTGCCTCAACCGGACGCTGCGGCGCGAGCGGGTCCACTAGGCAAGACCGCTGCGCTCCTCCTATTATCGAAAGAAAACATCAGCCTTGGGAGATGCGAACGATGGCCACCGCCCTGAAGCCTGCCGCCGCCTGGCCCGCCGTGTCGATCGCCGACGCGCACGCGCTGCTGACCGCGCCGGGCCAGCCGTTCGAGATGGTCACGCTCGACATCCGCGGCATCCCGACCCGGACGTGGAAGAACGCCCCGCCGACGCTGCGTGACGTCTTCCTCGGCGGGCGGCTGCATGGCGACCGGATCTTTCTGGTCCACGAGGACGAGCGCGTCAGTTTCGAGACCTTTGCCCGTGCCGCGCTGGCCCTTGCCGCGCGGTTCCAGGCGGACGGGCTGGTCAAGGGCGACCGCGTCGCGGTGGTGATGCGCAACATCCCAGAATGGCCGGTGGCGTTCTTCGCGGCGCAGGTGTGCGGGGCGATCGTCACGCCGCTCAACGCCTGGTGGACCGGTGCCGAGCTCGAATACGGGCTGGCGGACTCGGGCGCCAAGCTGCTCGTCGTCGACGGCGAGCGCCTCGCCCGCCTGACCGAGCATTTGCCCAACTGCCCCGCGCTGGAGCGCATCTACGTCACCCGTGACGCCGACGAATACAGCGAGACCAGCGCCAACCCGCTGATCTCACGCCTCGAAGCCGTCATCGGCACCCCGGAAACCTGGGCCGCGCTGCCGCCCGGCGACCTCCCGGCAGTCGAAATTTTGCCTGAGGACGACGCGACGATCTTCTATACCAGCGGCACCACCGGCAAGCCCAAGGGTGCGCTCGGCACCCACCGCAACATCGTCTCGAACATCATGGCAAGCGCCTTCAGCCAGGCCCGGACCTACGTCCGCCGCGGCGAAACCCCGCCCGCGCCCGACCCGGCCGCGCCGCAGAAGTCGACCCTCCTCAGCGTGCCGTTCTTCCACGCCACCGGCTGCCACGCCGTCCTGTCGCCGGCCCTGTTCGCTGGGGTCAAGCTGGTGATGATGCGCAAGTGGGACCCGGAGCGCGCCATGCAGCTGATCGAGCGCGAGCGCATCAGCAGCTGCGGCGGCGTCCCGACCATCGCCTGGCAGATCATCGAGCACCCGGCCCGCGCCAACTATGACCTGTCGAGCCTGGAGAGCGTCGCTTACGGTGGTGCACCGTCGGCCCCCGAACTCGTCCGCCAGATCAAGGCGAGCTTCCCGAAGTCGCAGCCCGGCAACGGCTGGGGCATGACCGAGACCTCCGCCACCTTCACCCACCACATGGGCGAGGATTACGAGCACCGCCCCGACAGTTGCGGGCCGCCGGTCGCGGTGTGCGACCTGAAGGTCGTCGATCCGCAGGGGAAACCACTGCCGACCGGCGTGATCGGCGAGTTGTGGGGACGCGGGCCCAACGTCGTGAAGGGCTATTGGAACAAGCCCGAGGCAACCGCGGAGACCTTCACCGACGGCTGGGTCCACACCGGCGATCTGGCGCGCCTCGACGACGAGGGTTTCTGCTTCATCATCGACCGCGCCAAGGACATGCTGATCCGCGGCGGCGAGAACATCTACTGCGTCGAGGTCGAGAACGCCCTCTACGAGCACCCCGCCGTGATGGACGCGGCGATCGTCGCCCGCCCCCACCACAGCCTCGGCGAGGAGCCCGCCGCGATTGTCACCCTGAAGCCCGGCGCCCACGTCGACGCCGACGAGCTTCGCGCCTTCGTGGCGGCCCGGCTGGCGGCGTTCAAGGTGCCCGTCGAGGTGCGCTTCTGGGACGGCCCGCTGCCCCGCAACGCCAACGGCAAGATCGTCAAGACCGACCTGCGGAGGCTGTTCCTGCCCTAGTATCGCGTCCGGCCGCGGAACACTCTCATTGCGGTTACGTTACAGGCCCCTCTAACTTTGGAAGGGTGACGAATGGGCAAGGGTTGCGTGTTGTGGGCGGTCGGCGTGCCGTTGCCGATCATCATTCTGCTGGCGGTCTTCCATATCTGGCCGTTCGGCTAAGGCGCGCCGGGTTCGGCGGGGCGGCTCAGGCCGCCTCGCTGAACGGGCAGCCACTCCGGGTCGAACGCTCGGTCTGCAGCGCGCCGTAAACCGACCGGCGGGCACGCATGACGCCGCCGAGCGGCTGATGGGCGACCAGGCCGTGCCACGGCGCAAACGCTACCCCGTCGTCTTCACCGGCTTTTTCAGCGTCCCAGGATGATTGCGGCGGCAAGGTGAGGCGGGCGACGGCGACATACGGGGCCTCGTCCTCGGGCCAGACCTTCGAGGCGTCCTCGATCGGCATCGTCTCGAGGTCGGTGCACAGCTGGACCCGGATCTCCCATTCACCGCCGTCATGGGCGAAATGGCCGGTCAGGGCCTCGCGGAGACCGTCCGGCTTGCCCGACAGGTCGACCCGGGCATCGGTCAGCGCGGTGATGTCCGCCGACACCGGCACCGCCGAGACCTTGGCAATATAGTCGCCGTAGCGGATCGGCACCTGCGAGTAATAGGTCTCCCCAAGCGGGTTGGTCAGCTTGTGCCCGCCGAGCCCGGTCAGCGTTGAACTCTTCTGCCCGATCGCCTCGAGCACCGTCTCGATGCCCCGCGCCGTCGCCGAGAAGGCGCGCTTCAAGCCCTCCGCCCGGTCCGTTGTCGCCGCCAGCAACTTCAGACTGCCGAGGAAGGCCTTGGGCGTCGGCGCGAGAAACGCCGGCCCGTCGACGAGCAGGAAGTCTTGTGTCGCGTCACCGGCATTGCCCGACAGCTGCTCGCCGGTGACGCCCAGAACCTTGATCGCAAGACCGCGCGGCGTCGAGATGTGGTCGTCGAGCAGGTCGCCGGGCGACGTCGAGACGCGGACCTTGGCGGCATAAGTGGCGGGCGTCGCGAACAGCCCCTGCGCAAGTTCGGGCGGCAGGCCGAGCACGGTCAGCGTACCGTCGAGCAGGGCGTGAGCCTTGGCATGGACGGCGCGGATGGCGCGGCCCTCGTCCTTGAAGGTCGTCGCGCTGATCGTCTTCATCGTGTCGATGATCGCGGCGAAGGTCTCGGCCTCGTCCGGTTCGGGCTGCTCGACGGAGGGCGTGTAGCGGACGGGAACGGGCATCAAGATCTCCGGTGCGGCTCTGGTCAACCGAAGCCCCGGACAAGGGTTCCGCGTGTCGCGCCGGTGACGCCTTCCACCCGGACGCCTCCGACTGTATGGCGCGGGATATGGCCGACATCCCCGAGACTCCCGCCGCCAAGCGCCGCCGCCTGCGCTGGATCAGCTTTGCCGAGCTGATCGGCGTGCTCGCCCTGGTGATCTCCGCCGCCGGCTATTGGGATTCGCACCGCGAGCGCGAGCGCAGCGAGTCCGCCAAGCCGGTTCCCGCGGCACCGCTGCTGCTGACCGGCAGCGCCGACGCTGCCCGCACGACGCTGAGCCTCAAGCCCGCGCACGGCGATGCCGTCGTCCAGACCCAGACCCTGTTCTTCCCCACGACTGTTCGCGCCGACACCGTCGACACCACCGGCAACGCCCGGATCGAGGCGGGCTGGATCGAGGACGGCGTCCGCAAAGCCGTGCCGAGTGCGCGTGACGCCCATCCGCCGCGCCTGCCGGTCGGTATCGTCACCGAGTTCGTCGATGGCGGCACGACCCGCCGCGACGCCGCGATCTACGATGTCGGCTATGCGCTCCGGGAACGCCTGCTGCGCGGCCGCGCCGTCGAGCTCGAGGGCATCACGCTGGTCCGCCGCCTACCCGCAGCCGGGCTCAAGGCGGCGGTCGATGCGCGCTGGTCGGCAGCGACGGCCACGAAATCCGGCTAGATTGCGTTGCTGATGGGCCCAGGTGATCGATGTCATCCCGGGCTTGACCCGGGACCCAGCTAACCACGGATAGGCTGGATATTTTCATCCACTGGCACCTCGGCGTTTACATGGCCGGATTGACGGTGATCTGCCTCTGCGTTTCGAGAGCTATGAGGTGAGCATCGCCCTGGCTACCGAGAATCATTCCGCTCTGGCGTGCGTCCCGACGTGGATCGCGGGATCGGCCGCTCTCGCGCTGGCTATTCTGACCCTGATCTGGCGAAGTCGCCGTGAGTACGGCCGACCGGCATCCGCTGAAATGATCGCCGCCCTACGCCGGCGGATTCCAGCTGAGCGCTGGGAGCCCGTCGCCGAGCAAGCTGCCGAACGTCGGCGGTACTCTCCACGTGACCCGGCAACGAATAGTGAGATCCTAGGGTGGCTCGACCTGGCCATAATCACCGAGACGCGGGTGCTGTCGCTGACCCCGGAGGAGGTGCGGTGATCGCCGCCTAAGCGCGCAGTACCAGACTTGGCAATCCGCGCCCCCACGCCGCTGCCAAGTTCGGTGCGGCTGCCAATTCCACTAACGCAGATCAGTTTGCTCCCGCCGTCCGGGATACCGCCGCCCGAGGTACGGCATCGCTCACATCGTCGCCCAGCGCTGCCGCCGCATGTTCAAACAGCCCAAGCCCCCTAAGAAAGGGCCGCCTCCGAAGAAGCGGCCCCAATCCGGTTTTGTAGGAGAGACTTACTGCGGTGTGCAGGGGCTGTTTGCGGGTGCCGACGCCCCCCCGAAGGTGATTTGCACACGGCGGTTCTGTGGCTCGCGAACACCATCGGCGGTATCGACGAGCGGACGGCTCTCGCCAAAGGCTTCGGTCGTCATCGAACCGTCGGGCACGCCCTTGGTCGCCATATAGGTCTTCACCGCGTCGGCACGACGCTGCGAGAGACCGACATTGTAATCTGGCGAACCCGACTTGTCGGCGTGGCCCGCAAGCTGGACGGTGGTCTGGCCGGTCGCGGTATATTGCTCCGCGGCACGATCGAGGACTGCAGCTGCTTCAGGCGTGATCACCGACTTGTCCCAATCGAAGAAGACCAGAAACGGTCCAGGGGTCACCGCGGCAGGCGGGCAGGGCGGCAACGGTGCCGGCGCCACGGGCGCAGGCGGCGGCGGTGGCGCCGCCATCGGAGCCGCCGCGGCGGCATGGCCGCCGAGCGCGAGCCGGAACCCGGCCGAGACGCCGCTGCTGCGGGTATCCTTGCGGAACGTGCCCTCGTAACCGACGAACACCGACGAACCCGGACTGATCCCATAACTCACCCCGGCATCGACATCGCCTTCCGACCGGCCGGGACGCACACCGGCGACGGTGAACTCCGTTGTCGGATCGCCGTTGAAGTAGGCCGAGACGTTGCGGTAGTGGTTCTTCACGTCATAGCGGTAAGCGAGGCGTGCGTAAGGCGAGAAACCAAGGCTGGTCTTCGAGCCAAGGTCCACGCCAGCCATCGCGTCGCTTCGTCTCGCGTTGATCGATGCGACGGTCAGATTGAGCGCACCGGCCCCGGTCTCGGTGAAGCTGTTCACCCTGCCACGGCTGAAGTCGAACCCGACGAACGGCCGCAACGTGATGCTGCCCATATCGGCGTTGTAACCGACGGTTCCCATCACCTTCCACAGATGCCCGTTGAAGCGAGCGTCGGTGTCACTCGCGATAGTCGCGACGTTGATAGACTTCGACGCGTTGAACTTGCCGTGCGAATACATGCCCTGCAGGTCGAAATCGATCGAGCCCATCGCATAGTCGAGATAGGCACCGGCCTGCCAGCTGTTCGCCTTGCCGCGGCTGTTGCCGAGAGCATAGTCGAGCTTGTCGTGCGACCAGCCGCCAGCAACCCCGAACACTGCCGGACCAGTCCGGTAATCTATGCCGAGCGCGCCGCCATAGGTGTCCTGGTCGGTGCCGTATTCGAAGTTACGGTCGCGGCCTTTGCCCCACTGGCCGTAGCCACGGCCCCAGACACTGGCGCCGTCCCCGGTGTTCGGCGTGGCATGCATCTGCAGTGCAACCTGGCGGGTGAACAGCTCGCTCTGGTTGAGCAATGCGGTGGCATAAGCGCCGTACGGCTCAGGGCTGACCTGGTCGAAGAACGACTGGGCCTGCGAGCCGGTCATGTTGTCGACGGCGATGACCGCGGTCGCCGCACCACCGGTCGCGCCGGCGACGAGACCCTGGAAGCCGTTCGCGACCGCGATCTGGTTAGGCGTCGCCGAGGCACCTATGCCGACCGCATAGTTGGTCCGCGATACCTGTAGCCGGTAGACCTGGTCAGTACCGGCCAGCGTCACAATCCCCACCGGCGTCAGTGTGATGAACGGCGACACGACATTGCCGGTGACCGACGCGAATCCCCCGGTGATACCGCCCGAGGCATTGATGATATCGTAGGTGCTGCCTGCGACGTAGAGGCCGCCCGAGCGATTCACCGACAAGATGCCGTCGAGGGTCGCCGTGCCGGGTCCTCCGGTCACCAAGATCTGCGAATAGCCGGTGCCCGACGTCGCGGTCGGGCTGAGGCTGATCGCCAGCGTCCCGGCCGCCGTCTGGGCGAATGCGCCATTGATATTGAGGATGCCCGCGGCGCCATTGCCCGGAGCGACCGTGCCGCTGTTGGTCAAGGTGCCGACGACCGTACCGGTGCCCGACAGCGTGCCAGCGTTGGCAATGTTGCCGGTTATCGTGCCATTCACCTGGGTGATCGATCCGCTGGCGCCGACGACGTCGCTGGTCAGGCTGCCCGCCGTGCCGACACTCAGCGTCGCGCCACTCGCGACCGACGTGCCGGTCGTCGCGGCAAGAATGCCGTCGAGCTCGAGCATACCGCCATTGACACCGAGCGCACCGACGGTGCTGAGACCACTTGTGCTGGTCAGCGTCAGCGTTCCGGTACCGATCTTGTTGACGTCGATCGGATCGAAATCACCGGCGAACGTCGTCGACGTGTTGTCCGCACCGATATTCAGGACCGAGCCGGTATTTCCGCTCACTTCACCGGTGCCGCTGAGGCTGCCGATAGTGTTGGTGGCGGTCTGGATATTGAGGACACCGTCGACCGTGAACGCCGAGGCCCCGCTGAGCGCGGTATCGGAGAAGCTGAAGAGTGAGCTGCCAACATCGATCGTGGTCGGTCCGGCGTAGGTGTTCGCTCCACTGAAGCCAACCACCGCGTTGTCGACGACTTTTACACCGCCAGTGCCGGACATGTTGCCCGCGTAGGTGGCGAAAGCACCGGTAAAGTCGACTTCGGCATTGTTGACGATATCGCCTTGCAGTCCGACGCCGGCGTCGCCCTTGAGAATGCCCGCCGAAACGGTCGTACCGCCGGTGTAATCGTTCAAGCCGGTCAAGGTGAGCATCGACGCGCCGGTCTTGGTCAGCGCGCCCGCGCCAGTGATGATACCGCTCGCTGTCGTGTCGGCGTCGGTCTGGAAGGTGCCTCCGCCGGCGTTGAGGGTGACCGCGTTGGCCAGCGTCGTCGCACCCGTGGTCTGCAGCGTGCCGCCATCGAAGGCGATCGGACCGGTGCCGATGTTGGCCTCGGAGGCGATTGCAACAGCGCCGCCGTTCAGGTTTGTCGTGCCGGTAAAGCCGGTGTTGGTGCCGGTCAGCGTCAGGATGCCGACGTCTGCCTTGGTCACCGCTCCGGTTCCCGTGAGCATGCCGGCATAGGTGCCGTCGACGGGCTGCGTGAACAGCAGCGTCCCTGCCGCGTTGACCAGCACATCGCCCTGGATCGAGGTCGTGTTGCCCTCGAGCGTGCCCGCGTCGACCGTCGTGCCACCGCTGTAGCTGTTCGCGCCGGTGAGGGTGAAAATGCCGGTACCTGCCTTGGTCAGGCCTCCGACACCGGAAATCACGCCGGCATATGCGGTGTCGGTCGCATCACCGGTGGTGAGGCCGGCATTGAGCACGACCGTGCCGCCGTTGCCTGATAGGCTCCCGATCGTCTCGGCATCGTCGACCTGAAGCGTGCCCGCCGTCGTGTCAGTCGCGTTGACGATCACCGCCGCCGTGTCGTCGATCGCCGCGCCACCCGCCAGCACGAGCGTGCCGTCGGTCACGGTCGCGGACCCGGTGAAGGTGTTCGCACCGGAGAGGGTCAGGATGTCCGTGCCGATCTTTTCGATGCCGTTTGCGCCCGAGATGACGCCGCCAAAAGCACCGCTGTTAATGACGAGATTGCCACCCGACAGCGTGACATTTCCCTTGCCGCCGTAGAACACGCCGTCATTGAGCGCGCCGATCGTCTCGGTGGTCGCGACGTCGAGCGTGCCGCCATTCGAAAGCTGGACCTCGCCGGTGTCCGACAGAGCCGACCCACCGGTCACGATAAGGGTGCCGCCGTCGATATAAGTGCCACCCGTCGTCGTATTAACGCCTGAAAAGGTTGTCGTGCCCGCTCCGCCGAAACCCACATAGGTCACGCCAGTGCCCGACATGTTGCCGGCGTAGGTACCGGTCGTGGTGTTGTCGAAATAAAGACCGCCGTCTCCAACAGGTCCGGCGTTGTTGACGATGGTGTTCGTCCCGAGGTTCGAAGCGTCCGTCGTCTGGAAGAAGCCGCTATTAAGGTTGATGCCATTGGCGAACACGATCGGTGCATTGACCAACCACGTGTTGCCGACCGCTGCATTGACGTTGAGTACGCTGAAGTTGGTAACCGCACCGAGGGTACCGCCAGCAGCACCCAAGTTGAGCGTGTTGAGGCTGCCTGCGTCCGCAGTCAGCGTGCCCGTGGGAAATTGCGCACTGCCGTCCGCATTGAAAACATTGGTCGCGCCGCCGCCGAGGTCGACATTGCCGGTCAACGTGCCGGTGTTGGTGACAACGTCGTTACCTGCACCGAGCACGATGTCGCCGGTGAAATCGCCGCTGTTCGTAATCGTCGTGTTACCCGTCGAGGACAGGTTGCCGACGATACTGCCGGTGTTGGTGACGTTGAGCGCCCCGCCCGACGTGATGTTGCCGGTGATGCCCCCTGGTGTGGCGTTATAGTTATTCAGCGTGTTGACCTGCGTATCCGTCGCCGGGCCGAAGACGATGTCGCCGGTGATGATCCCCGTCGCGGTCGTGGCGTTCGTAATGGTACTACCACCGCCGGTCGAAACAGCGACCCCAGCAACAGTAATCGTGCCCTCGTTATTGATCGCACTCCCGGTGCCGGCAGACAACGTACCGCCAACGATCGTGTTGGGAATGATGCTGACCGTCAGGCCATTGACCGCCGATCCATTGTAACCGTCGGGGTCAGCTGTTGAACATGTAACGGTTGTTCCGGATGCATCAGGGAGGCAATCCGCGAGCGCCGCGTTAGGAGAGGCGAATGCACCGATTCCCGCAAAGGTCGCGCCAAGCAACAACCGTTGCCGCGTCGAAAGCTGCTTAACCATTTGATCCGCTCCCCTTTTTAGTAAGTTATAAGTTCACTCAGTATTTACAACAAATTTACACATTCCGGTCGCTTTTGTTCGGTAAGGCCTGTGCTAGCCGATCCCGCTGACCGAATTTCGAC containing:
- a CDS encoding acyl--CoA ligase; protein product: MATALKPAAAWPAVSIADAHALLTAPGQPFEMVTLDIRGIPTRTWKNAPPTLRDVFLGGRLHGDRIFLVHEDERVSFETFARAALALAARFQADGLVKGDRVAVVMRNIPEWPVAFFAAQVCGAIVTPLNAWWTGAELEYGLADSGAKLLVVDGERLARLTEHLPNCPALERIYVTRDADEYSETSANPLISRLEAVIGTPETWAALPPGDLPAVEILPEDDATIFYTSGTTGKPKGALGTHRNIVSNIMASAFSQARTYVRRGETPPAPDPAAPQKSTLLSVPFFHATGCHAVLSPALFAGVKLVMMRKWDPERAMQLIERERISSCGGVPTIAWQIIEHPARANYDLSSLESVAYGGAPSAPELVRQIKASFPKSQPGNGWGMTETSATFTHHMGEDYEHRPDSCGPPVAVCDLKVVDPQGKPLPTGVIGELWGRGPNVVKGYWNKPEATAETFTDGWVHTGDLARLDDEGFCFIIDRAKDMLIRGGENIYCVEVENALYEHPAVMDAAIVARPHHSLGEEPAAIVTLKPGAHVDADELRAFVAARLAAFKVPVEVRFWDGPLPRNANGKIVKTDLRRLFLP
- a CDS encoding YafY family transcriptional regulator is translated as MSRAQRLLDLIQALRRHRRPVAGAILAEELGVSLRTVYRDIETLKAQGAHIEGEAGLGYVLRPGFMLPPLMFSEEEIEALVLGSRWVSERADGPLGKAARNVLAKIGAVLPDDLKAGIDASGLLIGPGEPIPVRDGELAAIRQAIRSERKMRVAYADEQVNATERTIWPIALAFYDRVRVLVAWCELRAGYRHFRIDRIATLECTAERYPRRRARLLKEWHAVQGVPEQ
- a CDS encoding NUDIX hydrolase, which produces MKQVAALPYRDGPGGSPEVLLITSRGTRRWVLPKGNPIRGLSAHLAAAHEAFEEAGISGIAGAEPLGSYGYDKVRRNGTTRAARVEVFPLAVHGRADDWPEQHERDSRWFSLRDAAAAVEEPELKAIIAAFRQPPARALNGFRRLARRLLGRTVE
- the recQ gene encoding DNA helicase RecQ, which translates into the protein MPSPEQILHQVFGFPSFRGEQERIVHDVCNGLDALAIMPTGAGKSLCYQVPALVRPGCAIVVSPLIALMEDQVRALRAYGVRAAALNSQSQDSGATIDAMNNAELDLLYVAPERAALPSFRQMVSRAEIALVAIDEAHCVSQWGHDFRPEYRQLRALCDLLPGVPRVALTATADVQTRADILDQLGIAEDRMVVAGFDRPNIRYEVRAKSQPMQQLRSFLDTQAGKSGIIYASTRSATDKTAAALAAQGFNTRAYHAGLDPQERRRNQAAFVDADDMVMVATIAFGMGIDKPDVRFVAHLGLPKSIEAYYQETGRAGRDGDPAVAHLLYGADDIARARGWIGEGAPEKVAADTARLNSLIAFCETTQCRRIPLLTYFGEPAPLPCGNCDTCLSPPALKDATEAARKLLSAVVRTGQRFGVAHLVDVLHGSTGERVRKFGHEALSVFGIGKDLPADDWKALARQLEATDALSRDPEHGGLRLGPGAKSILKGERPVELRVEATPARGSRTRRAPGVAPADLSDRDAVLFDELRRVRRELAAASGMPPYVIFHDATLKAMASARPRDAEALGQISGVGARKLEAYGDAFLEVLRAA
- a CDS encoding VOC family protein, giving the protein MPAFNFLLLHVRDHATSAALYHELLGIPIVAQKPDIAILPLRDGVMLGLWSRATVEPESTGQTGASEIAFAVADAAAVEATHADWSRRGLPIIQTPTLMSFGTTFVALDPDGHRLRVFAPPAA
- a CDS encoding MFS transporter, which encodes MTQPIVTAPAGTQPASTGPASTGPALPRRHFALLFTALLTVAAGNTALQSVLPAIARVIHLPDMLVAVIFSFSALLWTFSAPYWARQSDIRGRKLLTIVGVVGFGVSMLGCGFAILAGLHGWLAPVATFAVFAVLRSLFGIFGSATNPATQAYVAARTTEGERTNALSSLSSAFGLGTIIGPALAPLFILGTLGLAGPLFAFAAIAVVVIVAVARGLPNDDPTRFSRADLRHHGAPSSEPSVGGVSTGASTIAADAGRRTRLELSDPRIAPLMIFGFASGSIQAATGQTLGFLVIDRMGGSALAAQASISIVFMAGAGATLLAQWGLIPKLRLMPPQLLRWGTLFAGLGTLGIALGHSFHTLVLSYALTSLGYGFARPGFTAGASLAVADSEQGAVAGAVTQVNGACFVLAPAVGIGLYQFDHALPYWLAAAALVGLFAYTCLNRTLRRERVH